From Candoia aspera isolate rCanAsp1 chromosome 8, rCanAsp1.hap2, whole genome shotgun sequence, a single genomic window includes:
- the LOC134502473 gene encoding serine protease HTRA2, mitochondrial-like, with the protein MMLTLTPSILSELKGRNPSFPDVPYGVLIHKVIVGSPAHQAGLKAGDVITEINGKASRRAEDIYEAVRTQTRLTLLVHRGYEVLLLTITPEVTE; encoded by the exons ATGATGCTGACCTTGACTCCCAG CATCCTGTCAGAGCTGAAAGGGAGGAACCCTTCTTTCCCTGATGTCCCCTATGGTGTTCTCATCCACAAGGTCATCGTGGGCTCCCCAGCGCATCA GGCGGGCTTAAAAGCAGGGGACGTGATAACGGAGATCAACGGGAAGGCGTCTCGGCGGGCAGAAGACATCTACGAGGCTGTGCGGACCCAGACCCGCCTCACTCTGCTGGTCCACCGGGGCTATGAGGTGCTGCTGCTGACTATCACTCCCGAAGTCACAGAGTAG
- the AUP1 gene encoding lipid droplet-regulating VLDL assembly factor AUP1 isoform X1, giving the protein MEPPPPPAAAAGPERLFDSHRLPSDGPLPLLLALLLYAPVGLCLLLVRLFVGLHVFLVSCALPDGAPRRFLVRAMCSVLGLFVWQSRPRSLRARVFVANHVTPFDHNVLSLLVSCSAPVLNGAAGFICWSRGFLEVAGAESRAELLESLKGYCSQGSNPPLLLFPEEATTNGRVGLLRFSSWPFSIVDTVQPLALQVWRPFVAVVSASLWRMLGFALPRSCLFFDRWPPFPFPSKSVAGASWVTELLWTFFVPVTVYQVRWLPSVCRQAEETREEFALRVQELLALELGVASTCLTAADKAEHLKRLRHNPAAPRPPPPVSQPSGGWPPASRSVASTEDVHLIGLAQRVREVLPHVPMAAIRKDLAQTNCVDTTIANLLEGRVPFTPEAETEGFLAAAPPFYGAQYPSTSQMAPASGKVFARSAEARQLSLQERKQALRDYARRRYTEKYGMTHAEGGC; this is encoded by the exons atggagccgccgccgccgcccgccgccgccgccgggcccGAGCGCCTCTTCGACTCCCACCG GCTGCCGAGCGACGGCCCGCTCCCGCTGCTGCTGGCGTTGCTGCTGTACGCGCCGGTGGGGCTGTGCCTGCTGCTGGTGCGCCTCTTCGTGGGGCTGCACGTCTTCCTAGTCAGCTGCGCGCTCCCGGACGGCGCCCCGCGCAG GTTCCTGGTGCGCGCCATGTGCTCGGTGCTGGGCCTCTTCGTGTGGCAGAGCCGCCCGCGCAGCCTCCGCGCCCGCGTCTTCGTGGCCAACCACGTCACGCCCTTCGACCACAACGTCCTCAGCCTGCTGGTCTCCTGCAGCGCG CCCGTGCTGAACGGCGCCGCCGGCTTCATCTGCTGGTCCCGCGGGTTCCTGGAGGTCGCCGGCGCCGAGAGCCGCGCGGAGCTGCTGGAGTCGCTCAAGGGCTACTGCTCGCAGGGCAGTAACCCGCCGCTGCTGCTCTTCCCCGAAGAGGCCACTACCAACGGCCGGGTGGGGCTCCTGCGCTTCAG CTCCTGGCCCTTCTCTATCGTGGACACGGTCCAGCCGTTGGCGCTGCAGGTCTGGAGGCCCTTTGTGGCGGTGGTGAGTGCTTCTCTCTGGAGGATGCTTGGCTTTGCGCTGCCTCGCTCTTGCCTGTTTTTTGACAGAtggcctccttttccttttccctcaaaGAGCGTGGCTGGCGCTTCCTGGGTCACTGAGCTGCTCTGGACTTTTTTTGTTCCTGTCACTGTTTATCAAGTAAG GTGGCTCCCATCTGTGTGCAGGCAAGCCGAGGAGACCCGGGAAGAATTTGCCCTGCGGGTCCAAGAG CTTCTAGCTTTGGAGCTGGGCGTGGCGTCTACGTGTCTCACAGCCGCTGACAAAGCAGAGCATCTGAAGCGCCTCCGCCACAACCCTGCTGCTCCCCGTCCTCCCCCAC CTGTAAGCCAGCCCTCTGGGGGCTGGCCTCCTGCCTCCCGCAGCGTGGCCTCCACAGAGGATGTACACTTGATAGGCCTGGCCCAGCGCGTCCGGGAAGTTCTGCCCCATGTGCCCATGGCAGCCATCCGCAAGGACTTAG ctCAGACTAACTGCGTGGACACCACAATTGCCAATCTTCTGGAGGGGCGGGTTCCCTTCACACCCGAGGCAGAGACTGAAGGTTTTTTGGCTGCGGCTCCACCCTTCTATGGCGCTCAGTATCCTTCCACCTCCCAAATGGCCCCG GCATCGGGGAAAGTCTTCGCCAGGTCTGCGGAAGCGAGGCAGCTCTCTCTCCAGGAACGAAAGCAAGCGCTCCGGGACTATGCCAGGAG GAGGTACACAGAGAAGTACGGAATGACCCACGCCGAGGGGGGCTGCTGA
- the AUP1 gene encoding lipid droplet-regulating VLDL assembly factor AUP1 isoform X2, whose product MEPPPPPAAAAGPERLFDSHRLPSDGPLPLLLALLLYAPVGLCLLLVRLFVGLHVFLVSCALPDGAPRRFLVRAMCSVLGLFVWQSRPRSLRARVFVANHVTPFDHNVLSLLVSCSAVSGGRRAGRAPSPPAALPALTACPSPPQPVLNGAAGFICWSRGFLEVAGAESRAELLESLKGYCSQGSNPPLLLFPEEATTNGRVGLLRFSSWPFSIVDTVQPLALQVWRPFVAVSVAGASWVTELLWTFFVPVTVYQVRWLPSVCRQAEETREEFALRVQELLALELGVASTCLTAADKAEHLKRLRHNPAAPRPPPPVSQPSGGWPPASRSVASTEDVHLIGLAQRVREVLPHVPMAAIRKDLAQTNCVDTTIANLLEGRVPFTPEAETEGFLAAAPPFYGAQYPSTSQMAPASGKVFARSAEARQLSLQERKQALRDYARRRYTEKYGMTHAEGGC is encoded by the exons atggagccgccgccgccgcccgccgccgccgccgggcccGAGCGCCTCTTCGACTCCCACCG GCTGCCGAGCGACGGCCCGCTCCCGCTGCTGCTGGCGTTGCTGCTGTACGCGCCGGTGGGGCTGTGCCTGCTGCTGGTGCGCCTCTTCGTGGGGCTGCACGTCTTCCTAGTCAGCTGCGCGCTCCCGGACGGCGCCCCGCGCAG GTTCCTGGTGCGCGCCATGTGCTCGGTGCTGGGCCTCTTCGTGTGGCAGAGCCGCCCGCGCAGCCTCCGCGCCCGCGTCTTCGTGGCCAACCACGTCACGCCCTTCGACCACAACGTCCTCAGCCTGCTGGTCTCCTGCAGCGCGGTGAGCGGGGGGCGGCGGGCCGGGCGGGCTCCCTCGCCGCCTGCCGCCCTGCCTGCCCTGACCGCCTGCCCGTCTCCCCCGCAGCCCGTGCTGAACGGCGCCGCCGGCTTCATCTGCTGGTCCCGCGGGTTCCTGGAGGTCGCCGGCGCCGAGAGCCGCGCGGAGCTGCTGGAGTCGCTCAAGGGCTACTGCTCGCAGGGCAGTAACCCGCCGCTGCTGCTCTTCCCCGAAGAGGCCACTACCAACGGCCGGGTGGGGCTCCTGCGCTTCAG CTCCTGGCCCTTCTCTATCGTGGACACGGTCCAGCCGTTGGCGCTGCAGGTCTGGAGGCCCTTTGTGGCGGTG AGCGTGGCTGGCGCTTCCTGGGTCACTGAGCTGCTCTGGACTTTTTTTGTTCCTGTCACTGTTTATCAAGTAAG GTGGCTCCCATCTGTGTGCAGGCAAGCCGAGGAGACCCGGGAAGAATTTGCCCTGCGGGTCCAAGAG CTTCTAGCTTTGGAGCTGGGCGTGGCGTCTACGTGTCTCACAGCCGCTGACAAAGCAGAGCATCTGAAGCGCCTCCGCCACAACCCTGCTGCTCCCCGTCCTCCCCCAC CTGTAAGCCAGCCCTCTGGGGGCTGGCCTCCTGCCTCCCGCAGCGTGGCCTCCACAGAGGATGTACACTTGATAGGCCTGGCCCAGCGCGTCCGGGAAGTTCTGCCCCATGTGCCCATGGCAGCCATCCGCAAGGACTTAG ctCAGACTAACTGCGTGGACACCACAATTGCCAATCTTCTGGAGGGGCGGGTTCCCTTCACACCCGAGGCAGAGACTGAAGGTTTTTTGGCTGCGGCTCCACCCTTCTATGGCGCTCAGTATCCTTCCACCTCCCAAATGGCCCCG GCATCGGGGAAAGTCTTCGCCAGGTCTGCGGAAGCGAGGCAGCTCTCTCTCCAGGAACGAAAGCAAGCGCTCCGGGACTATGCCAGGAG GAGGTACACAGAGAAGTACGGAATGACCCACGCCGAGGGGGGCTGCTGA
- the LOC134502422 gene encoding serine protease HTRA2, mitochondrial-like: MPPLRRLASLHGRTARAAAILRGGRAEEARSRSPSSSGTAVRAARTTSPGLPRGSAWRGMAARLAAAARVALRAGPGQPRAVLTAAAGGGPRGEKRRSAAPSPRWAAAGGAAAGAALALLLSGAASGERPGPRLQALSAAVPEPPPRSPRSTYNFIADVVEQTAPALVYIEILGRHPFSGREVPLSNGSGFVVSADGLVVTNAHVVANRRRVRVRLASGELYDAVVRQVDQVADIATLKIDPKRPLPTLRLGRSSEVRQGEFVVAMGSPFALQNTITSGIVSSAQRGGRELGLASSDMEYIQTDAAIDDGEVIGVNTMKVTPGISFAIPSDRLRAFLEQEEKHKGVAGASQV, from the exons atGCCTCCGCTGAGGCGCCTCGCCTCCCTTCACGGACGGACCGCGCGCGCGGCGGCCATCTTACGCGGCGGGCGAGCGGAGGAAGCGCGTTCGCGCAGCCCCTCCTCTTCCGGCACTGCGGTGAGGGCCGCCCGCACTACATCTCCCGGCCTGCCCCGCGGCTCCGCCTGGCGAGGAATGGCGGCGaggctggcggcggcggcgcgggtgGCCCTCCGGGCGGGCCCCGGGCAGCCAAGGGCCGTGCTGACGGCGGCGGCCGGGGGCGGCCCGCGCGGGGAGAAGCGGCGCTCCGCTGCTCCGTCCCCGCGGTGGGCGGCGGCcggcggggcggcggcgggggcggcgctGGCGCTGCTGCTGAGCGGCGCGGCCAGCGGGGAGCGCCCCGGCCCGCGGCTGCAGGCCCTGTCTGCGGCCGTGCCGGAGCCCCCGCCGCGCTCCCCGCGCAGCACCTACAACTTCATCGCGGACGTGGTGGAGCAGACGGCGCCGGCGCTGGTCTACATCGAGATCCTGGGCAG GCACCCCTTCTCGGGGCGGGAGGTGCCCCTCTCGAACGGGTCGGGCTTCGTGGTCTCGGCGGACGGGCTGGTGGTGACCAACGCCCACGTGGTGGCTAACCGGAGGCGCGTCCGGGTGCGGCTGGCCAGCGGGGAGCTGTACGACGCGGTGGTGCGGCAGGTGGACCAGGTGGCCGACATCGCCACCCTCAAGATTGACCCCAAG CGCCCGCTGCCGACGCTGCGCCTGGGCCGCTCTTCCGAGGTGCGGCAGGGAGAGTTTGTTGTTGCCATGGGCAGCCCATTTGCCCTGCAGAACACCATCACCTCGGGCATTGTCAGCTCGGCCCAGCGCGGAGGTCGAGAGTTGGGCTTGGCCTCCTCAGACATGGAGTACATCCAGACGGATGCTGCCATCGAT GATGGGGAAGTGATTGGCGTGAACACTATGAAGGTCACGCCTGGGATCTCTTTCGCCATTCCCTCCGACCGGCTGCGAGCCTTCCTGGAGCAGGAGGAGAAGCACAAGG GAGTGGCGGGTGCTTCACAGGTGTGA
- the AUP1 gene encoding lipid droplet-regulating VLDL assembly factor AUP1 isoform X3, producing MEPPPPPAAAAGPERLFDSHRLPSDGPLPLLLALLLYAPVGLCLLLVRLFVGLHVFLVSCALPDGAPRRFLVRAMCSVLGLFVWQSRPRSLRARVFVANHVTPFDHNVLSLLVSCSAPVLNGAAGFICWSRGFLEVAGAESRAELLESLKGYCSQGSNPPLLLFPEEATTNGRVGLLRFSSWPFSIVDTVQPLALQVWRPFVAVSVAGASWVTELLWTFFVPVTVYQVRWLPSVCRQAEETREEFALRVQELLALELGVASTCLTAADKAEHLKRLRHNPAAPRPPPPVSQPSGGWPPASRSVASTEDVHLIGLAQRVREVLPHVPMAAIRKDLAQTNCVDTTIANLLEGRVPFTPEAETEGFLAAAPPFYGAQYPSTSQMAPASGKVFARSAEARQLSLQERKQALRDYARRRYTEKYGMTHAEGGC from the exons atggagccgccgccgccgcccgccgccgccgccgggcccGAGCGCCTCTTCGACTCCCACCG GCTGCCGAGCGACGGCCCGCTCCCGCTGCTGCTGGCGTTGCTGCTGTACGCGCCGGTGGGGCTGTGCCTGCTGCTGGTGCGCCTCTTCGTGGGGCTGCACGTCTTCCTAGTCAGCTGCGCGCTCCCGGACGGCGCCCCGCGCAG GTTCCTGGTGCGCGCCATGTGCTCGGTGCTGGGCCTCTTCGTGTGGCAGAGCCGCCCGCGCAGCCTCCGCGCCCGCGTCTTCGTGGCCAACCACGTCACGCCCTTCGACCACAACGTCCTCAGCCTGCTGGTCTCCTGCAGCGCG CCCGTGCTGAACGGCGCCGCCGGCTTCATCTGCTGGTCCCGCGGGTTCCTGGAGGTCGCCGGCGCCGAGAGCCGCGCGGAGCTGCTGGAGTCGCTCAAGGGCTACTGCTCGCAGGGCAGTAACCCGCCGCTGCTGCTCTTCCCCGAAGAGGCCACTACCAACGGCCGGGTGGGGCTCCTGCGCTTCAG CTCCTGGCCCTTCTCTATCGTGGACACGGTCCAGCCGTTGGCGCTGCAGGTCTGGAGGCCCTTTGTGGCGGTG AGCGTGGCTGGCGCTTCCTGGGTCACTGAGCTGCTCTGGACTTTTTTTGTTCCTGTCACTGTTTATCAAGTAAG GTGGCTCCCATCTGTGTGCAGGCAAGCCGAGGAGACCCGGGAAGAATTTGCCCTGCGGGTCCAAGAG CTTCTAGCTTTGGAGCTGGGCGTGGCGTCTACGTGTCTCACAGCCGCTGACAAAGCAGAGCATCTGAAGCGCCTCCGCCACAACCCTGCTGCTCCCCGTCCTCCCCCAC CTGTAAGCCAGCCCTCTGGGGGCTGGCCTCCTGCCTCCCGCAGCGTGGCCTCCACAGAGGATGTACACTTGATAGGCCTGGCCCAGCGCGTCCGGGAAGTTCTGCCCCATGTGCCCATGGCAGCCATCCGCAAGGACTTAG ctCAGACTAACTGCGTGGACACCACAATTGCCAATCTTCTGGAGGGGCGGGTTCCCTTCACACCCGAGGCAGAGACTGAAGGTTTTTTGGCTGCGGCTCCACCCTTCTATGGCGCTCAGTATCCTTCCACCTCCCAAATGGCCCCG GCATCGGGGAAAGTCTTCGCCAGGTCTGCGGAAGCGAGGCAGCTCTCTCTCCAGGAACGAAAGCAAGCGCTCCGGGACTATGCCAGGAG GAGGTACACAGAGAAGTACGGAATGACCCACGCCGAGGGGGGCTGCTGA
- the AUP1 gene encoding lipid droplet-regulating VLDL assembly factor AUP1 isoform X4 — protein sequence MEPPPPPAAAAGPERLFDSHRLPSDGPLPLLLALLLYAPVGLCLLLVRLFVGLHVFLVSCALPDGAPRRFLVRAMCSVLGLFVWQSRPRSLRARVFVANHVTPFDHNVLSLLVSCSAVSGGRRAGRAPSPPAALPALTACPSPPQPVLNGAAGFICWSRGFLEVAGAESRAELLESLKGYCSQGSNPPLLLFPEEATTNGRVGLLRFSSWPFSIVDTVQPLALQVWRPFVAVSVAGASWVTELLWTFFVPVTVYQVRWLPSVCRQAEETREEFALRVQELLALELGVASTCLTAADKAEHLKRLRHNPAAPRPPPPVSQPSGGWPPASRSVASTEDVHLIGLAQRVREVLPHVPMAAIRKDLGIGESLRQVCGSEAALSPGTKASAPGLCQEEVHREVRNDPRRGGLLTSACLVLNLWLS from the exons atggagccgccgccgccgcccgccgccgccgccgggcccGAGCGCCTCTTCGACTCCCACCG GCTGCCGAGCGACGGCCCGCTCCCGCTGCTGCTGGCGTTGCTGCTGTACGCGCCGGTGGGGCTGTGCCTGCTGCTGGTGCGCCTCTTCGTGGGGCTGCACGTCTTCCTAGTCAGCTGCGCGCTCCCGGACGGCGCCCCGCGCAG GTTCCTGGTGCGCGCCATGTGCTCGGTGCTGGGCCTCTTCGTGTGGCAGAGCCGCCCGCGCAGCCTCCGCGCCCGCGTCTTCGTGGCCAACCACGTCACGCCCTTCGACCACAACGTCCTCAGCCTGCTGGTCTCCTGCAGCGCGGTGAGCGGGGGGCGGCGGGCCGGGCGGGCTCCCTCGCCGCCTGCCGCCCTGCCTGCCCTGACCGCCTGCCCGTCTCCCCCGCAGCCCGTGCTGAACGGCGCCGCCGGCTTCATCTGCTGGTCCCGCGGGTTCCTGGAGGTCGCCGGCGCCGAGAGCCGCGCGGAGCTGCTGGAGTCGCTCAAGGGCTACTGCTCGCAGGGCAGTAACCCGCCGCTGCTGCTCTTCCCCGAAGAGGCCACTACCAACGGCCGGGTGGGGCTCCTGCGCTTCAG CTCCTGGCCCTTCTCTATCGTGGACACGGTCCAGCCGTTGGCGCTGCAGGTCTGGAGGCCCTTTGTGGCGGTG AGCGTGGCTGGCGCTTCCTGGGTCACTGAGCTGCTCTGGACTTTTTTTGTTCCTGTCACTGTTTATCAAGTAAG GTGGCTCCCATCTGTGTGCAGGCAAGCCGAGGAGACCCGGGAAGAATTTGCCCTGCGGGTCCAAGAG CTTCTAGCTTTGGAGCTGGGCGTGGCGTCTACGTGTCTCACAGCCGCTGACAAAGCAGAGCATCTGAAGCGCCTCCGCCACAACCCTGCTGCTCCCCGTCCTCCCCCAC CTGTAAGCCAGCCCTCTGGGGGCTGGCCTCCTGCCTCCCGCAGCGTGGCCTCCACAGAGGATGTACACTTGATAGGCCTGGCCCAGCGCGTCCGGGAAGTTCTGCCCCATGTGCCCATGGCAGCCATCCGCAAGGACTTAG GCATCGGGGAAAGTCTTCGCCAGGTCTGCGGAAGCGAGGCAGCTCTCTCTCCAGGAACGAAAGCAAGCGCTCCGGGACTATGCCAGGAG GAGGTACACAGAGAAGTACGGAATGACCCACGCCGAGGGGGGCTGCTGACCAGCGCGTGTCTTGTCTTGAACTTGTGGCTCAGTTGA